From the genome of Spirosomataceae bacterium TFI 002, one region includes:
- a CDS encoding Histidine kinase — MGGLDRYDGYSIKSYRGLAHNNRDLSYRQLSSIAEGHNGDLLLGTQEEGLIYFDRRKETFEPIHHIIVGNDSIRLGQINAIRKKGENELIIATAFQGIYKLNLDSRVYCSVAINHPKFSSASVNNLVITSNGRIALSSTSGVFVENEFGDFELFPIDRNNFIKYIIELPDGNLLARPQNKPVDFLLDLDTKTVKRRKNSNDLLPCCGITDSNGAFWLNNEDGSITKTIGENESNFNINTKFQGMNFPVCALDMLQTDRGRIFFVSYMGAGSFSLEEPAIKKFIKDTVSVFHFFDGDLYFASGNTLYKHTEKGKQKILESSPQHAKYGILNFHKDRNGEYWVGHISENSFASHFDKNGKLIGETYPSSLSTQYLELDSGVLTVGNEIKGDIESKKKYKFIGDLYQRITGKKYPNFRVKYYTQLKNGEIWIATFSDGVYIIDKDKKGVRTLPIDKNGNGKLNSNNPYYIYEHSSGKVLISTELGINIWDPLTGKFSYLNEQIEKYVLDVRGMVEDANQTIWMVTFNSFYSYNLATNELKEFPVSEDIYIDTQEPTDLHFTKNGEILFQGFNHIYAFHPSSLMAVEPPVDVLFTDVFVNRSKIYPSDSSHILTQSILFQKSFEASFDHRNIGFSFVSIGGSENNISYYYRLIGENEEWVEAKSEREVHYSSLSPGKYIFEVKAKGGTGLWTANTPQIEFTILPPWYETWVAYMLYFMGAAFIIYFIYRLRVKQLLKYRDLRVKVSSDLHDDVGSLLTGVSLKSQLLAMNKSGKEKKILNDLSELSQKAMEQMRDIVWALDARKDSIDDLKLRMIDFAEQNLTLKNIKYKIEVKTMPGLKGINPEQRQNIYYIFKEAVTNILKHSNASHVNVFVQKNAKNTTFIIHDNGIVTDDIKLSGQGLSNIQMRVERLNGKVIFDSSKGFKISIQY, encoded by the coding sequence CTTGGAACGCAAGAGGAGGGTCTCATCTATTTTGATAGGAGAAAAGAAACCTTTGAACCCATACATCATATCATTGTAGGAAATGATTCTATTCGTTTAGGTCAAATAAATGCAATTAGAAAAAAGGGAGAAAACGAATTAATTATAGCCACCGCTTTTCAAGGTATATACAAACTTAATTTGGATTCTCGGGTATATTGTAGTGTCGCTATCAACCATCCAAAGTTTTCATCAGCATCGGTCAATAACTTAGTTATTACGAGTAATGGGCGTATAGCTTTAAGTTCTACAAGTGGAGTTTTTGTAGAGAATGAATTTGGAGATTTTGAACTTTTTCCAATCGATAGAAACAACTTTATCAAATATATAATTGAGCTTCCCGATGGAAATTTGCTAGCTAGACCACAAAATAAACCAGTTGACTTTTTACTCGACCTTGATACCAAAACGGTGAAGAGACGCAAAAACTCTAATGACCTCTTACCTTGTTGTGGTATAACGGACTCGAACGGTGCTTTTTGGCTAAATAATGAAGATGGTTCTATCACTAAGACAATTGGTGAAAATGAATCGAATTTTAATATTAACACGAAATTTCAAGGTATGAATTTTCCCGTTTGTGCCTTGGACATGTTGCAAACAGACCGAGGAAGAATATTTTTTGTCTCATATATGGGAGCAGGAAGCTTTTCCTTAGAAGAGCCAGCAATAAAGAAATTTATCAAAGACACTGTATCTGTGTTTCATTTTTTTGATGGGGACTTGTATTTTGCATCAGGTAATACACTTTATAAACATACAGAAAAAGGAAAGCAAAAAATTCTAGAAAGCTCACCTCAACATGCTAAGTATGGAATATTGAATTTCCATAAAGATAGAAATGGAGAATATTGGGTTGGTCATATCTCCGAAAACAGCTTTGCGAGCCATTTTGATAAAAACGGAAAACTTATAGGTGAAACTTACCCATCGAGCCTTAGTACGCAATATTTAGAGCTAGACAGTGGAGTTCTTACTGTGGGGAATGAAATTAAAGGCGATATTGAAAGCAAAAAGAAGTACAAATTTATTGGCGACCTATACCAGCGAATAACAGGCAAAAAATACCCCAACTTTAGAGTTAAGTATTATACACAACTTAAGAATGGCGAAATATGGATTGCCACTTTCTCCGATGGTGTATATATAATAGATAAAGATAAAAAAGGAGTTAGAACACTTCCAATTGACAAGAATGGAAATGGGAAGTTGAACAGTAACAATCCTTACTATATATATGAACACTCCAGTGGCAAAGTCTTAATCTCTACGGAGCTCGGAATAAATATATGGGATCCTCTTACTGGTAAGTTTTCTTACTTAAATGAGCAAATAGAGAAGTATGTGCTGGATGTTAGGGGAATGGTAGAGGATGCCAACCAAACTATATGGATGGTTACCTTTAACAGTTTTTATTCATACAATTTAGCAACTAACGAGTTAAAAGAGTTTCCAGTAAGTGAAGACATTTACATTGATACTCAAGAACCCACCGATTTACATTTTACCAAGAATGGAGAAATCTTGTTTCAAGGATTTAATCATATCTATGCTTTTCATCCATCCTCTTTAATGGCTGTGGAGCCACCTGTGGATGTTCTTTTTACTGATGTTTTTGTAAATCGAAGTAAAATATATCCTTCAGACTCCAGTCATATTTTAACACAATCCATACTTTTTCAAAAGAGTTTCGAGGCTTCTTTTGATCATAGAAATATTGGCTTCTCATTTGTTTCTATAGGTGGATCGGAGAATAATATTTCTTACTACTATAGACTTATAGGAGAAAATGAAGAATGGGTAGAAGCCAAAAGCGAAAGAGAAGTACATTATTCTAGTTTGAGTCCAGGTAAATACATATTTGAGGTTAAAGCAAAAGGAGGTACGGGTTTATGGACAGCCAATACACCTCAAATAGAGTTCACTATTTTACCACCGTGGTACGAAACATGGGTAGCATACATGCTATATTTTATGGGGGCAGCTTTTATAATTTATTTCATTTATAGGCTTAGAGTAAAACAACTCCTTAAGTATAGGGACCTTCGCGTAAAAGTATCAAGTGATTTACATGATGATGTGGGTTCTCTGCTTACAGGTGTTTCTCTAAAATCACAATTGCTTGCCATGAATAAATCTGGTAAAGAGAAGAAAATTCTAAACGACTTAAGTGAATTAAGCCAAAAAGCAATGGAACAAATGCGTGATATTGTGTGGGCACTTGATGCACGCAAGGATAGCATCGATGATTTGAAACTTCGCATGATTGACTTCGCAGAGCAGAATCTTACTTTGAAAAACATAAAATACAAAATCGAAGTAAAAACTATGCCTGGGTTGAAAGGTATAAACCCGGAACAAAGGCAAAATATCTATTACATTTTTAAGGAAGCAGTTACCAACATCCTTAAACACTCTAATGCCAGCCACGTAAATGTTTTTGTTCAAAAAAATGCAAAAAACACAACTTTCATTATTCATGATAACGGAATTGTGACTGATGATATTAAGCTTTCTGGCCAGGGACTATCCAATATACAAATGAGGGTAGAAAGGCTAAATGGTAAAGTAATATTTGACAGCTCGAAAGGATTTAAAATTAGTATTCAATACTGA
- a CDS encoding Alginate lyase — protein sequence MKKVYILLLIVLPYYAFSQPKTVVKVLKSGIITNAQLSLKQEPVTVTASIAKRSAGGIHDFYSEGDYWWPDSENPDGPYIRRDGETNPENFTAHRHAMIRFSQVVGSLTSAYLIEPKVEYLTQIKNHLNAWFVNEDTKMNPSLLYAQAIKGRVTGRGIGIIDMIQMMEVAQSVRVLEQKGALSESELVPIKACFDAYLEWITTHPYGIDERDTKNNHATCWVMQVATFARLTNNVEVLDYCKKRFKTVLLPNQMAQDGSFPLELERTKPYGYALFNTDAMVAVAHILSDEKESLWDFELSDGRTIKKAIEFMHPYVADKSKWTYPKDVMYDDNWPIAQPFLILGYYEFGNKQWLNTWKKLEHFPEVDEVIRNLPIRNPLIWLVD from the coding sequence ATGAAAAAAGTATATATTCTATTATTAATAGTTCTACCATATTATGCCTTTTCTCAACCGAAGACGGTCGTAAAAGTTTTGAAAAGTGGTATTATTACGAACGCCCAATTGTCTTTAAAGCAAGAGCCCGTCACTGTCACAGCAAGTATAGCTAAAAGGTCAGCTGGAGGAATACACGATTTTTATTCTGAAGGGGATTATTGGTGGCCAGATTCTGAAAATCCAGATGGGCCTTATATACGTAGAGATGGAGAAACTAATCCAGAAAACTTTACAGCTCATAGGCATGCCATGATTAGGTTTAGTCAAGTGGTAGGCTCGTTGACTTCAGCATATTTGATTGAACCTAAAGTAGAATACCTTACTCAAATTAAGAATCATTTAAATGCATGGTTTGTGAATGAGGACACAAAAATGAATCCTTCATTACTTTATGCCCAGGCTATAAAAGGTCGCGTTACTGGTCGAGGAATTGGTATCATAGATATGATCCAAATGATGGAAGTTGCTCAAAGTGTAAGGGTTTTGGAACAAAAAGGGGCTTTAAGCGAAAGTGAATTAGTTCCTATCAAAGCATGCTTTGATGCTTATTTGGAATGGATAACAACTCATCCTTACGGAATTGATGAAAGGGATACCAAAAACAATCATGCTACTTGCTGGGTAATGCAAGTCGCAACTTTTGCAAGGCTTACAAATAATGTAGAAGTATTAGATTATTGTAAAAAGAGATTCAAAACTGTGTTATTACCAAACCAAATGGCCCAAGATGGTAGCTTTCCACTCGAACTAGAGCGTACCAAGCCTTATGGTTATGCATTATTTAATACAGATGCTATGGTAGCAGTTGCTCATATATTAAGTGACGAAAAAGAGAGTTTGTGGGATTTTGAACTTTCTGATGGACGTACAATCAAAAAGGCGATTGAGTTCATGCATCCATATGTGGCGGATAAATCAAAGTGGACTTATCCCAAAGATGTGATGTACGATGATAATTGGCCAATTGCACAACCATTTTTGATTTTGGGATACTACGAATTTGGAAATAAGCAATGGTTAAATACATGGAAGAAATTAGAGCATTTTCCAGAGGTTGATGAGGTCATCAGAAATTTACCTATTCGAAATCCGCTTATTTGGTTGGTGGACTAA
- a CDS encoding asparaginase yields the protein MNNRRKFLTKSLLALPVLGSLKAFASKPRVKKPIVISTWDSGLPVNAEAWKILRNKDGKAIDAVEKGANHIENSINCCVGLGGNPDRDGIVTLDASIMDDKMNCGGVAMMERIKNPISVARKVMDDTPHVLLVGAGAQQFALQNGFKLESAALSESAEKTYKNWLKKSEYKPEMNVEKSQIKAFEKEKGHGPFAPNRFEDGSFNHDTMGLLALDHESRLSGACTTSGMGFKMRGRVGDSPIIGAGLYVDGEIGAATSSGQGEEVIRIGGTHLVVEFMRQGKSPQEACKMACERLVKINPAKAKKFQVGFIALNKNGEHGSYAINPGFVYSVTDSDENGIIIKTPSLFS from the coding sequence ATGAATAATAGAAGAAAATTTCTAACCAAAAGCCTATTGGCCCTTCCGGTTTTAGGGTCGCTAAAAGCATTCGCTTCAAAGCCCCGCGTAAAAAAGCCAATCGTAATTTCAACTTGGGACAGTGGGTTACCAGTAAATGCTGAAGCTTGGAAAATATTAAGAAACAAGGATGGTAAGGCAATTGATGCAGTAGAGAAAGGAGCCAATCATATAGAAAACTCAATCAACTGTTGTGTAGGTTTGGGTGGAAATCCAGACAGAGATGGTATTGTTACACTTGATGCCAGCATCATGGATGACAAAATGAATTGTGGTGGTGTTGCCATGATGGAGCGAATCAAAAACCCAATATCGGTTGCAAGAAAAGTAATGGATGACACACCACATGTACTTCTAGTAGGTGCTGGTGCTCAACAATTTGCACTTCAAAACGGGTTCAAGCTAGAGTCTGCAGCGTTAAGTGAGAGTGCCGAGAAGACTTATAAAAACTGGCTAAAAAAATCAGAATATAAGCCAGAAATGAATGTCGAAAAATCACAAATTAAGGCTTTCGAAAAAGAAAAAGGACACGGACCATTTGCTCCTAATAGATTTGAAGATGGATCTTTTAATCACGACACCATGGGCTTGCTTGCACTTGACCACGAAAGTAGGCTAAGCGGTGCTTGCACAACAAGTGGCATGGGTTTCAAGATGAGAGGAAGAGTTGGAGACTCCCCTATCATAGGTGCAGGTTTATATGTCGATGGTGAAATTGGAGCTGCTACAAGTTCAGGTCAAGGAGAAGAAGTAATCCGGATTGGTGGTACTCATTTAGTAGTAGAATTTATGCGTCAAGGTAAAAGTCCACAGGAAGCATGCAAAATGGCATGTGAGCGACTAGTTAAAATCAACCCAGCCAAAGCAAAGAAGTTTCAAGTCGGGTTTATTGCATTAAATAAAAATGGAGAACATGGCTCGTATGCCATAAATCCAGGATTTGTATATTCAGTAACTGATTCTGACGAAAATGGAATAATTATTAAAACTCCTAGTTTGTTTTCTTAA
- a CDS encoding TonB-linked outer membrane protein, SusC/RagA family — MYLRIPKQFVRGEKSLQSSYFKKVLAASLSLMFFVTQSFAFGLASEVKGKVTDENGAGLPGVTVTEKGTFNGVATNVEGEYSITVPNSSSVLVFSFVGYASQEVVVGNQTTINVQLAPDAANLEEIVVVGYGTQRKSQLTGAISTVKAADIKDLPIENTQQALQGRVAGVDVMQAGSKPGTQPRVVIRGRRSPNASSDPLYVLDGIPLSGGTGDINPNDIQSMEVLKDASATAIYGARGANGVVLITSRRGSSTGGKPKIFYDAYYGVSEALNTINFMDGPQFADAKREAYRIRNSDGTLGALQSDDVVFTSVELDGIAKNRSIDYINGLMRQGNRQNHSFGISGGDSKTQYYMSLNYYKDNGIVYNQDYNRNVLRVNLDHQLSKNIKMGMSTFINYSIRNGESFNPLGGAMRENPLGQPYEEDGSLRFLPTEDGLRSNPFSEIVDGAYIDRRKSNRMFSGIYAEAKIIDGLTYRLNLGPDFSIDKRDLFQGRFTNARRLAPPRASTDNFTQFNYTIENILNYTKTFGDHNFNLTGVQSFQRDNFETNGITVQDIPSEGQQFYNFGNAAIIESVRSNLVQRSLLSYMGRLNYGYKDKYLLTATLRADGASQFGDNTKWGYFPGVALAWNLSSEEFMKSVSAVDLAKVRVSYGTIGNQAISPYQTRGLLSQSAYNFGDNAFFGYGPNTIGNPDLRWESSTTLNIGLDFSMFRGRFSGSVEYYDVTTSDLLLKRNLPPSIGFTEVTTNVGATRNSGIEGTFSTVNMDNQKGFKWSTDFQFFMNKEQFVELPNGDDVGNNWYIGQPLSVIYDYKKIGIWQSNEIEQARSYGSNVGEIKIQDTDGDGKFTAADRVIQGSGVPKFSGGITNRFKLNNFDLSFFVYARLGQTIRSNFHTSNNSLFGRYNNIVVDYWTPTNPSNETPRPNQNQEFPVWGSSMNIFDGSFVKVRNINLGYRFTPEVAKKLGMESLRLYSSIQQPFIFAPFISKYNGIDPETDIDASLDGNVSPAAWTATIGINVTF; from the coding sequence ATGTATCTACGAATACCTAAACAATTTGTGCGAGGGGAGAAGTCGCTCCAAAGCTCCTACTTTAAAAAGGTGCTGGCTGCTTCATTATCCCTCATGTTTTTTGTCACGCAGTCTTTCGCCTTTGGACTAGCAAGTGAAGTAAAAGGTAAAGTTACCGACGAAAATGGAGCAGGCCTGCCAGGGGTAACTGTAACAGAAAAAGGTACCTTCAATGGTGTTGCTACTAATGTGGAAGGAGAATACAGTATTACTGTACCAAATTCTTCTTCTGTACTTGTGTTTTCTTTTGTTGGTTATGCTAGCCAAGAAGTTGTAGTTGGTAATCAAACAACTATCAATGTTCAATTAGCTCCCGACGCTGCTAACCTAGAAGAAATTGTAGTTGTAGGTTATGGAACACAAAGAAAGAGTCAGTTGACAGGTGCAATATCTACTGTGAAAGCAGCAGATATCAAAGACCTTCCAATTGAGAACACACAACAAGCCCTTCAAGGACGTGTTGCTGGTGTTGACGTTATGCAGGCAGGAAGTAAGCCTGGAACTCAACCAAGAGTTGTGATTCGTGGTCGTCGTTCTCCTAATGCTAGTTCTGATCCTTTATATGTATTGGACGGTATACCACTTTCTGGTGGAACTGGTGATATCAATCCAAATGATATTCAATCAATGGAAGTACTGAAAGATGCATCTGCTACTGCTATTTACGGTGCTAGAGGTGCAAATGGTGTTGTACTTATTACTTCTCGAAGAGGTTCAAGTACTGGAGGAAAGCCAAAAATCTTTTATGATGCATACTATGGTGTATCTGAGGCTTTAAATACTATTAACTTTATGGATGGTCCTCAATTTGCAGATGCAAAAAGAGAAGCGTATAGAATCAGAAACTCTGATGGTACTTTAGGTGCTTTACAAAGTGATGATGTTGTATTTACATCTGTAGAACTAGATGGTATTGCCAAAAACAGGTCTATCGATTACATTAATGGTTTGATGCGTCAAGGAAACAGACAAAACCACTCATTCGGTATTTCTGGTGGAGATAGCAAAACACAATACTACATGTCTTTAAACTATTACAAAGACAATGGTATTGTATACAACCAAGATTACAATAGAAATGTATTGCGTGTAAACTTAGATCATCAATTATCTAAGAATATCAAAATGGGTATGTCTACTTTCATTAACTATTCTATTAGAAATGGTGAAAGCTTTAATCCACTAGGAGGAGCAATGAGAGAGAATCCACTAGGACAACCATACGAAGAAGATGGTTCATTAAGATTCTTACCTACAGAAGATGGTTTGAGATCAAATCCATTCTCTGAAATCGTTGATGGAGCTTATATTGATAGAAGAAAATCAAATAGAATGTTCTCAGGAATTTATGCTGAAGCAAAAATTATTGATGGCTTAACTTACCGCTTAAACTTAGGACCAGATTTTTCAATTGATAAGAGAGATCTTTTCCAAGGTAGATTTACCAATGCTCGTCGTTTGGCTCCACCAAGAGCTTCTACGGATAACTTTACTCAATTCAATTATACAATTGAGAATATACTTAACTACACTAAAACTTTTGGTGATCATAATTTCAATTTAACAGGCGTACAGTCTTTTCAAAGAGATAATTTTGAAACTAATGGTATTACTGTTCAAGATATTCCTTCTGAAGGACAGCAGTTCTATAATTTTGGAAATGCTGCTATTATAGAGAGTGTAAGATCTAACCTGGTTCAAAGAAGCCTACTTTCATACATGGGTCGTTTGAATTATGGCTACAAAGACAAGTACCTTTTAACTGCTACACTTAGAGCTGATGGTGCATCTCAGTTTGGTGATAACACAAAATGGGGTTATTTCCCTGGAGTAGCTTTGGCATGGAATCTTTCAAGTGAAGAGTTTATGAAAAGTGTTTCTGCTGTAGATCTTGCAAAAGTGAGAGTATCTTATGGTACAATTGGTAACCAAGCAATTTCTCCATATCAAACTAGAGGTCTTCTATCTCAGTCTGCTTACAACTTTGGAGATAATGCTTTCTTTGGTTACGGACCTAATACAATTGGTAATCCTGATTTGAGATGGGAATCATCAACAACATTGAACATTGGGTTAGATTTCAGTATGTTTAGAGGTCGTTTCTCTGGTAGTGTTGAATATTATGATGTTACTACATCTGATTTATTGCTTAAAAGAAACTTACCACCATCTATTGGATTTACTGAGGTAACTACTAACGTAGGTGCTACTCGTAACAGTGGTATTGAAGGAACTTTCAGTACTGTAAACATGGATAACCAGAAAGGATTCAAATGGTCTACAGACTTCCAATTCTTCATGAACAAGGAGCAGTTTGTTGAGCTTCCAAATGGTGATGATGTTGGTAACAACTGGTACATTGGACAGCCTTTATCTGTAATATATGATTACAAGAAAATTGGTATCTGGCAATCTAATGAGATTGAGCAGGCAAGATCTTATGGTAGTAATGTTGGAGAAATTAAGATTCAAGATACTGATGGCGACGGAAAATTCACTGCTGCTGATCGTGTAATCCAAGGATCAGGTGTACCTAAATTCTCAGGCGGTATTACAAACAGATTTAAGTTGAACAACTTCGATTTATCTTTCTTTGTTTACGCACGTTTAGGACAAACGATCAGATCTAACTTCCATACAAGTAACAATAGCTTATTTGGACGTTATAACAACATCGTTGTTGACTACTGGACTCCAACTAACCCATCAAATGAGACTCCAAGACCAAACCAAAATCAGGAATTCCCTGTATGGGGTAGTTCAATGAACATTTTTGATGGTTCATTTGTGAAAGTAAGAAACATCAACTTAGGTTACAGATTCACTCCTGAGGTTGCTAAGAAACTTGGAATGGAGTCTTTGAGACTTTATAGCTCAATTCAACAACCATTTATTTTCGCTCCATTTATTTCTAAGTATAATGGAATCGATCCTGAGACTGATATTGACGCAAGTTTGGACGGAAACGTTTCACCAGCGGCTTGGACTGCAACCATTGGAATAAACGTTACTTTTTAA
- a CDS encoding Starch-binding associating with outer membrane — MKNIFKNILRKTATVIKLALIPGAVMLSTQSCENALEEVVVSNLSNDYINTPKGFDDAITAAYGYLRTYYAQEIGMTMSQMGTDTFTNGADGSYKRYNQYTADLDGRDNFVRSLWRDFYKGINTCNAIIDRSSQIEGLNAQSLADGVAQAKALRALFYFTLVQHYGDLDLRISETNGPVTEITRTPEKAVYDQIIKDFNDAYSALPKQAAQWGRMDQMAVDGFLLKVYLTRATRSFGTAADYATAEGFGKKVINNYDRKLVSNFSELFELGNDQNSEAVYSVQFSYDLLSAGGYGNRWHLYYLMEYDTQPGMSRVLAVGRPWKRLRPTDYTYNQVMVNRDVDSRFDKSFKKVFYATKTGTFPTFLDKSKASITVAAGDTAIYMPGFEMSEAERAKRPYQVYTPSMYQEKQFGVLGKFLDPLRASINEVQGGRDFVLIRLADVHLMVAECLIKQGKQAEAVNHINLVRRRAAFPGKEAQMEITADKATMEFIYDERARELLGEGHRWTDLKRWGNLVSRVKQYNPEGGGSVKDIHTFRPIPQEQIDLVDGGNASFPQNPGY, encoded by the coding sequence ATGAAAAACATATTTAAAAATATTCTTCGAAAAACTGCCACAGTTATAAAGCTGGCATTGATTCCTGGAGCAGTTATGCTAAGTACGCAGAGCTGTGAAAATGCCTTAGAAGAGGTCGTGGTAAGTAATTTATCCAACGACTACATCAATACACCAAAAGGTTTTGATGATGCGATAACTGCAGCATACGGTTATTTACGTACCTATTATGCTCAGGAGATTGGTATGACAATGTCTCAAATGGGGACTGATACTTTTACTAACGGTGCAGATGGTAGCTACAAGCGTTACAATCAATATACCGCCGATCTTGATGGTCGTGATAATTTCGTAAGATCATTATGGAGAGATTTCTACAAAGGAATCAATACTTGTAATGCAATTATTGATAGAAGTAGTCAAATTGAAGGACTGAATGCACAATCTCTAGCAGATGGTGTTGCACAGGCTAAAGCTCTAAGAGCATTATTCTATTTTACTTTAGTTCAGCACTATGGTGACCTTGATTTGAGAATTAGTGAAACGAATGGTCCAGTTACTGAAATTACTAGAACTCCTGAGAAAGCCGTTTATGATCAAATCATAAAGGATTTCAACGATGCGTATTCAGCATTGCCAAAACAAGCAGCTCAGTGGGGAAGAATGGATCAGATGGCTGTTGACGGATTTTTACTTAAAGTCTATTTGACAAGAGCAACTCGTTCTTTCGGAACTGCCGCAGACTATGCAACAGCCGAAGGTTTTGGTAAAAAAGTGATCAACAATTATGACAGAAAACTTGTCTCTAATTTTAGTGAATTATTTGAATTAGGAAACGATCAAAACTCTGAAGCAGTGTATTCAGTACAGTTTAGTTATGACTTATTATCTGCAGGTGGATACGGAAACAGATGGCACCTTTATTACCTAATGGAGTATGATACTCAGCCAGGTATGAGTCGTGTATTAGCAGTTGGTCGTCCTTGGAAGAGACTTCGTCCAACAGATTATACTTACAACCAAGTTATGGTTAATAGAGACGTAGATTCGAGATTTGATAAAAGTTTCAAGAAAGTATTTTACGCAACTAAAACTGGAACTTTCCCAACATTCTTAGATAAGTCTAAAGCGTCTATAACTGTTGCGGCTGGAGATACAGCTATTTATATGCCAGGCTTTGAAATGTCTGAAGCAGAAAGAGCTAAGAGACCATACCAAGTTTATACTCCTAGTATGTATCAGGAGAAGCAATTTGGTGTTTTGGGTAAATTCTTAGATCCACTTAGAGCAAGTATCAATGAAGTACAAGGTGGACGTGATTTCGTTCTGATTCGTCTTGCTGATGTTCATTTGATGGTTGCTGAATGCTTGATTAAGCAAGGAAAGCAAGCTGAAGCTGTAAACCACATTAACTTGGTTAGAAGAAGAGCAGCTTTCCCAGGAAAAGAGGCACAAATGGAAATTACTGCTGATAAGGCAACAATGGAGTTCATTTACGACGAAAGAGCTCGTGAATTGCTTGGAGAAGGTCACAGATGGACTGACTTGAAGCGATGGGGTAACTTAGTTTCAAGAGTTAAGCAATATAACCCAGAAGGTGGCGGAAGCGTAAAAGATATACACACTTTTCGTCCAATTCCACAAGAACAAATTGACCTAGTAGACGGAGGGAATGCGAGTTTCCCTCAAAACCCAGGTTACTAA
- a CDS encoding Ribosomal protein S18 acetylase RimI, with protein sequence MIVKIRTATIIDLPTLLEFEQDIITYESDFDPTFKQEPFIYYELEPLILGEESEVMVAEIDGKIVGSGHVRIKNSEPFNKFDKYAFLGFMYVHPEFRGQGINQKITAELIKWANDRDLNEIRLKVYSENDSAIKAYEKSGFKPFLTEMRFSPPTK encoded by the coding sequence ATGATTGTGAAAATTAGAACCGCTACAATTATAGACCTTCCTACTCTATTAGAGTTTGAACAAGATATCATCACTTACGAAAGTGATTTTGATCCCACATTCAAACAAGAACCTTTCATTTACTATGAACTTGAACCTTTGATATTAGGAGAAGAAAGTGAAGTTATGGTTGCTGAAATAGATGGAAAAATTGTGGGAAGCGGACACGTGAGAATCAAAAACAGTGAGCCTTTTAACAAATTTGATAAATATGCCTTCTTGGGCTTTATGTACGTTCATCCTGAATTTAGAGGTCAAGGAATTAATCAAAAAATCACAGCAGAGTTAATCAAATGGGCCAATGATCGTGACCTAAATGAAATAAGACTAAAAGTCTACAGTGAGAACGATTCTGCAATAAAAGCCTACGAAAAGAGCGGTTTTAAACCGTTTTTGACTGAAATGAGATTTAGTCCACCAACCAAATAA